The following coding sequences lie in one Myxococcus xanthus genomic window:
- a CDS encoding amino acid adenylation domain-containing protein: MTLDQIVIRAAAKAPESIAIKGPDGTLTYGQLDALANRIARALQELGVKQGDRVGLWTEKSVRAVAAMQGIARLGAAYVPLDPLNPATRTRLILDDCGIDVMVTTTTRASELHNAGMSRLRYLLVDDKGPEICWNRLCGFSSEPLPPHGSGDHDLAYILYTSGSTGTPKGVCISQRNAMAFIEWCHALLGTTPEDRFSNHAPFFFDLSVLDLYAAFMGGASVTLIPEALAFAPEKLVELVLRERFTCWYSVPSALMLMMQEGGLLKHGALPFRAVLFAGEPFPIRHLRPLREHLRQARFFNLYGPTETNVCTFHEVTDISPHRTEPVPIGRASCGNRVWLARPPPDSEEAREEGDGVGELMVEGPTVMLGYWGQPRHGSGPYATGDRCRELPDGTFEYLGRRDNMLKVRGRRIEAGEIEAALLTHPDIREAGVISTGSGLEARLVAFVVSGASKPPSLLKVKKHCAERLPRYMIVDEVRVLPELPRTPNGKLNRRALRELTQAP; encoded by the coding sequence ATGACACTCGACCAAATCGTCATCCGTGCAGCGGCGAAGGCTCCCGAGTCCATCGCCATCAAGGGTCCCGACGGGACACTCACCTACGGCCAGTTGGACGCGCTCGCCAACCGCATCGCCCGCGCGCTCCAGGAGCTGGGCGTGAAGCAGGGAGACCGCGTGGGGCTGTGGACAGAGAAGTCCGTGCGCGCCGTCGCCGCGATGCAGGGCATTGCCCGGCTGGGCGCCGCCTACGTCCCCCTGGACCCGCTGAACCCCGCGACGCGGACGCGGCTCATCCTCGACGACTGCGGCATCGACGTGATGGTGACCACCACCACGCGCGCCTCCGAACTCCACAACGCGGGCATGAGCCGGCTGCGCTACCTGCTGGTGGACGACAAGGGGCCAGAGATCTGCTGGAACCGGCTGTGCGGTTTTTCGTCCGAGCCGCTGCCGCCGCACGGCTCGGGCGACCACGACCTGGCGTACATCCTCTACACGTCCGGCTCCACGGGAACGCCCAAGGGCGTGTGCATCAGCCAGCGGAACGCGATGGCCTTCATCGAGTGGTGCCATGCGCTGCTGGGCACCACGCCGGAGGACCGCTTCAGCAACCACGCGCCGTTCTTCTTCGACCTCTCGGTGCTGGACCTGTACGCGGCCTTCATGGGTGGCGCGTCCGTCACGCTCATCCCGGAGGCGCTGGCCTTCGCGCCGGAGAAGCTGGTGGAGCTGGTCCTCCGCGAGCGGTTCACCTGTTGGTACTCGGTGCCTTCGGCGCTGATGCTGATGATGCAGGAAGGCGGTCTGCTGAAGCATGGGGCGCTGCCCTTCCGCGCCGTGCTCTTCGCGGGCGAGCCGTTCCCCATCCGGCACCTGCGCCCGCTTCGTGAGCACCTGCGGCAGGCGCGGTTCTTCAACCTCTATGGACCCACGGAGACCAACGTCTGCACCTTCCATGAGGTGACGGACATTTCGCCCCACCGCACCGAGCCGGTGCCCATTGGCCGAGCGAGCTGTGGCAACCGCGTGTGGTTGGCCCGGCCGCCGCCGGACTCAGAGGAAGCGCGGGAGGAAGGCGACGGCGTGGGCGAGCTGATGGTGGAGGGCCCCACGGTGATGCTGGGCTACTGGGGCCAGCCGCGCCACGGGAGCGGGCCGTATGCCACGGGGGACCGCTGCCGCGAGCTGCCGGACGGCACGTTCGAATACCTGGGCCGCCGCGACAACATGCTGAAGGTGCGCGGGCGCCGCATCGAAGCGGGCGAAATCGAAGCGGCGCTGCTCACGCACCCGGACATCCGCGAGGCGGGCGTGATCTCCACCGGCTCCGGCCTGGAAGCGCGGCTGGTGGCCTTCGTGGTCAGCGGCGCCAGCAAGCCCCCTTCCCTGCTCAAGGTGAAGAAGCACTGCGCGGAGCGGTTGCCTCGCTACATGATTGTCGACGAGGTCCGCGTGCTGCCCGAGCTGCCCCGGACTCCCAACGGCAAGCTCAACCGGCGCGCACTGAGGGAACTGACGCAGGCGCCTTGA
- a CDS encoding acyl-CoA dehydrogenase family protein, giving the protein MDFSWTHEQVELYDRALAFARAQLPEAAKPSKEVLPRDLWQRCGEFGFLGLPVPAAHGGLGLDTLTTARVMEALGRGCVDTGLVFSVGAHLFACVMPILESGDDAQKSRYLPRLCSGEWVGANAISEPEAGSDVFALKTRAVRDGDSYVLDGGKSYVTNGPSADVFLVYAATQPAHGYMGLSAFLVEKDTPGLSVGRAFEKMGLSTSPIAPIYLEGCRVPESARLGAEGQGAALFKRSMQWERACLFAAYVGVMERVLEQTADFARTRKQFKKALGKNQAISHKLADMKQRLEASRLLLYQACWKMDRGLDAVMEVSLAKLAISEAAIQSGLDAIQIHGGMGYVAETGIERVLRDAIPSAIFSGTSEIQRDIIANQLGL; this is encoded by the coding sequence ATGGACTTCAGTTGGACTCACGAGCAGGTGGAGCTCTATGACCGTGCCCTCGCCTTCGCGCGAGCGCAGTTGCCCGAGGCCGCAAAGCCCAGCAAGGAAGTGCTGCCACGCGACTTGTGGCAGCGCTGTGGTGAATTCGGCTTCCTGGGGCTGCCCGTGCCAGCGGCGCATGGCGGACTGGGGCTGGACACGCTGACCACGGCGCGGGTGATGGAAGCGCTGGGGCGCGGCTGCGTGGACACCGGACTGGTGTTCTCCGTGGGAGCTCACCTCTTCGCCTGCGTGATGCCCATCCTGGAGAGCGGGGATGACGCGCAGAAGTCCCGGTACCTGCCCCGCCTCTGCTCAGGGGAATGGGTGGGCGCCAACGCCATCTCCGAACCGGAAGCGGGATCGGATGTGTTTGCCCTGAAGACGCGCGCGGTGCGGGACGGCGACAGCTACGTGCTCGACGGAGGCAAGAGCTACGTCACCAATGGCCCTTCCGCGGACGTCTTCCTCGTCTATGCCGCCACGCAGCCTGCCCATGGGTACATGGGCCTGAGCGCCTTCCTCGTCGAGAAGGACACGCCGGGACTGTCCGTCGGGCGCGCCTTCGAGAAGATGGGGCTGTCCACGTCGCCCATCGCCCCCATCTACCTGGAGGGGTGCCGTGTCCCGGAGTCCGCGCGGCTGGGTGCGGAGGGACAGGGCGCGGCGCTCTTCAAGCGCTCCATGCAGTGGGAGCGCGCATGCCTCTTCGCCGCCTACGTGGGCGTCATGGAGCGCGTGCTCGAACAGACGGCGGACTTCGCCCGGACCCGCAAGCAGTTCAAGAAGGCCCTGGGGAAGAACCAGGCCATCTCCCACAAGCTGGCGGACATGAAGCAGCGGCTGGAGGCATCCCGGCTGCTGCTGTACCAGGCCTGCTGGAAGATGGACCGAGGCCTGGACGCCGTCATGGAAGTGTCCCTGGCCAAGCTGGCCATCAGCGAGGCCGCCATCCAGAGCGGCCTGGACGCCATCCAGATTCACGGCGGCATGGGCTACGTGGCCGAAACGGGCATCGAGCGCGTGCTGCGTGACGCCATTCCCAGCGCCATCTTCTCCGGCACCTCCGAAATCCAACGCGACATCATCGCCAACCAGCTCGGCCTATGA